A single Dermacentor albipictus isolate Rhodes 1998 colony chromosome 3, USDA_Dalb.pri_finalv2, whole genome shotgun sequence DNA region contains:
- the LOC139057540 gene encoding protein ILRUN isoform X2 has protein sequence MDIDSDLDLNLLQQFSCLGTTDRDVLICQLQKVLGYQLNTTECAFFLDMNNWNLQAAVCSYFDIDTPKENGPSMTLIKDVTIGDGEAVPPNTRFIKTWRIQNTGDTDWPPACSLKFVGGDHLGHMNRVSVESLRPGHTTDVSVEMSSPGKPGVYQGQWRMATMGGQVFGEVIWAILTVAEGGLLAVTQQMEAFHQLGSPTHNSVPCPTAANPFASPKELATACEQSHSPYSGFPVTRIDCPAIRHCQNSEPHPPMQSGIHDPVPGETVIQCPPPTYEHGQDEMMS, from the exons ATGGATATTGACAGTGATTTAGACCTTAATTTGCTGCAACAGTTTAGCTGCCTAGGAACGACCGACCGTGATGTTTTAATTTGCCAACTTCAGAAGGTACTTGGCTACCAGCTCAACACTACAGAATGTGCGTTCTTTCTGGACATGAACAATTG GAACCTACAAGCTGCAGTCTGCTCCTATTTTGATATCGACACCCCCAAGGAGAATGGACCCTCTATGACCCTCATAAAGGATGTCACCATTGGCGATGGGGAAGCTGTACCTCCGAATACGAGGTTCATCAAGACGTGGAGGATACAGAACACAG GGGACACTGACTGGCCGCCCGCATGCTCGCTCAAATTTGTTGGCGGTGACCACCTAGGACACATGAACAGAGTCAGCGTGGAGAGTCTGAGGCCAGGCCACACGACAGACGTTTCTGTGGAAATGTCAAGTCCTGGAAAGCCAGGTGTTTACCAG GGCCAGTGGCGGATGGCCACGATGGGAGGCCAGGTGTTTGGCGAGGTCATCTGGGCCATCTTGACAGTGGCCGAAGGGGGTCTGCTGGCGGTCACCCAACAGATGGAAGCCTTCCACCAGCTGGGCTCACCCACCCACAACAGTGTGCCCTGCCCCACAGCTGCCAACCCCTTCGCATCGCCTAAAG AATTGGCCACAGCATGTGAACAGTCACATTCTCCATATTCTGGCTTTCCTGTCACCCGCATTGACTGCCCTGCCATCCGTCATTGCCAGAACAGTGAACCTCATCCTCCCATGCAGTCTGGCATTCATGATCCT GTCCCAGGTGAGACAGTGATCCAGTGCCCACCACCCACTTATGAGCACGGCCAGGATGAGATGATGTCCTGA
- the LOC139057540 gene encoding protein ILRUN isoform X1: MDIDSDLDLNLLQQFSCLGTTDRDVLICQLQKVLGYQLNTTECAFFLDMNNWNLQAAVCSYFDIDTPKENGPSMTLIKDVTIGDGEAVPPNTRFIKTWRIQNTGDTDWPPACSLKFVGGDHLGHMNRVSVESLRPGHTTDVSVEMSSPGKPGVYQGQWRMATMGGQVFGEVIWAILTVAEGGLLAVTQQMEAFHQLGSPTHNSVPCPTAANPFASPKAAELATACEQSHSPYSGFPVTRIDCPAIRHCQNSEPHPPMQSGIHDPVPGETVIQCPPPTYEHGQDEMMS; the protein is encoded by the exons ATGGATATTGACAGTGATTTAGACCTTAATTTGCTGCAACAGTTTAGCTGCCTAGGAACGACCGACCGTGATGTTTTAATTTGCCAACTTCAGAAGGTACTTGGCTACCAGCTCAACACTACAGAATGTGCGTTCTTTCTGGACATGAACAATTG GAACCTACAAGCTGCAGTCTGCTCCTATTTTGATATCGACACCCCCAAGGAGAATGGACCCTCTATGACCCTCATAAAGGATGTCACCATTGGCGATGGGGAAGCTGTACCTCCGAATACGAGGTTCATCAAGACGTGGAGGATACAGAACACAG GGGACACTGACTGGCCGCCCGCATGCTCGCTCAAATTTGTTGGCGGTGACCACCTAGGACACATGAACAGAGTCAGCGTGGAGAGTCTGAGGCCAGGCCACACGACAGACGTTTCTGTGGAAATGTCAAGTCCTGGAAAGCCAGGTGTTTACCAG GGCCAGTGGCGGATGGCCACGATGGGAGGCCAGGTGTTTGGCGAGGTCATCTGGGCCATCTTGACAGTGGCCGAAGGGGGTCTGCTGGCGGTCACCCAACAGATGGAAGCCTTCCACCAGCTGGGCTCACCCACCCACAACAGTGTGCCCTGCCCCACAGCTGCCAACCCCTTCGCATCGCCTAAAG CTGCAGAATTGGCCACAGCATGTGAACAGTCACATTCTCCATATTCTGGCTTTCCTGTCACCCGCATTGACTGCCCTGCCATCCGTCATTGCCAGAACAGTGAACCTCATCCTCCCATGCAGTCTGGCATTCATGATCCT GTCCCAGGTGAGACAGTGATCCAGTGCCCACCACCCACTTATGAGCACGGCCAGGATGAGATGATGTCCTGA
- the TfIIB gene encoding transcription initiation factor IIB: protein MASGSRGPNSRVFCPDHPDAALVEDYRAGDMICPQCGLVVGDRIVDVGTEWRVFSNEKSNSDPARVGASENPLLNGSDLATMIGKGTGDASFDESGTAKYQNRKTMSSGDRALMNAFREISNMADRINLTKTIVDRANLLFKQVHDGKTLKGRSNDAIASACLYIACRQEGVPRTFKEICAVSKVSKKEIGRCFKLILKALETSVDLITTGDFMSRFCSNLGLPSSVQKAATHIARKAVELDIVPGRSPISVAAAAIYMASQASEDKKSQKEIGDIAGVADVTIRQSYKLMYPRAAELFPKDFKFFTPIEQLPQS from the coding sequence ATGGCATCTGGATCTCGCGGTCCCAACTCCAGGGTGTTTTGCCCCGACCACCCGGATGCTGCATTGGTGGAGGATTACAGGGCAGGCGACATGATCTGCCCTCAGTGCGGACTCGTCGTTGGTGACAGGATAGTGGACGTCGGCACGGAGTGGCGAGTGTTCTCCAACGAGAAAAGCAACAGCGACCCAGCCCGAGTCGGAGCGTCCGAAAATCCTCTCTTGAATGGCAGCGACCTGGCCACGATGATTGGCAAAGGTACGGGTGACGCCAGCTTTGACGAGTCTGGCACGGCCAAGTATCAGAACCGCAAAACGATGAGCAGCGGGGACAGAGCCCTCATGAACGCATTCAGAGAAATCAGCAATATGGCAGACAGGATCAATTTGACGAAGACCATAGTGGACCGAGCCAACCTTCTCTTCAAGCAAGTTCACGATGGCAAGACACTGAAAGGGCGCAGCAACGATGCAATCGCATCCGCATGCCTGTACATAGCTTGCCGCCAGGAAGGAGTGCCGCGTACGTTTAAGGAGATATGCGCCGTGTCGAAAGTCTCCAAGAAGGAGATTGGCCGTTGCTTTAAGCTCATTCTCAAGGCCTTGGAGACTAGCGTGGACCTGATCACGACGGGAGACTTCATGTCCCGCTTCTGTTCCAACTTGGGTCTGCCATCGTCTGTTCAGAAGGCCGCCACGCACATTGCTCGCAAAGCTGTTGAGCTGGACATTGTTCCTGGCAGGAGTCCCATTTCAGTTGCAGCGGCTGCCATTTACATGGCTTCACAAGCATCCGAGGACAAGAAGTCTCAAAAGGAAATCGGGGACATCGCAGGTGTGGCAGATGTGACCATTCGACAGTCTTACAAGCTCATGTACCCCCGTGCTGCCGAGCTATTCCCCAAGGACTTCAAGTTCTTCACCCCTATTGAGCAGTTGCCTCAGTCGTGA